The Blattabacterium cuenoti genome includes the window CAGAACAACATATGAATGCAATATATCTTCCTTGTTTTCATCAAAACATTCCGCTTTATATTGGATTTTTCAATACTGGAGCTTATCAAGATACAATTAGTGGATATGGTGGAGTACATCATTGTTTAATTCCTCAACCAATTCATATATTGATAGACCATGACAAAGAAAAAAATTTTGTATATAAAATATTTCGTCCATCACAAAGTCCAGAAGAAATTTTAAAAATATTGGGTTATTGAAATTAAATCAAAAAAAAACTTTTGCAGGTATTTCTAAAAAGTATACAACACTTGATAAATCTGAAACGGTTCTTATTCCAGTCCCATATGATTATACTCAAACATGGAAAAAGGGATCTAAAAAAGGACCTAAAGCTTTTTTATCTGCAGCAGAACACATGGAATTATATGATATTGAAACCAATTCAGAAGTATATAAAAAAGGAATTTTTCTTGTTCCTTCTGTTGTTAATTCTTCAATTTCTATAACAAAAATGATTGAAAAAGTATATAATACTACAAAAAAATATATTTCTAAAGAAAAATTCATTACCCTTATAGGAGGAGATCATTCTATATCAATAGGGAGTATTCGAGCTTTTGGAGAAAAATATACGAATTTAAGTATTCTTCATATGGACGCACATACAGATCTTCGTCCTATATACAAAGGAAGTCCTTATAATCATGCTTGTTCCATGTATGAAGCCTCTCAAAAACATCCTTTAATCCAAATAGGAATTCGTAGCATGGATATAGTAGAGAAAAAATTCCTTCAAAAAGGAAACGTATTTTATATGCACGATATTTATAAAAATGATTTATGGATGCAAAATGCTATTCATAAATTGTCTAAAAACGTATTTATTAGTATAGATATAGATGTTTTTGATCCGAGCATTGCCCCTTCTACAGGAACTCCAGAACCAGGAGGTTTATCTTGGTATACAACTTTAAAATTTTTTAAAAAAGTTTTTAGAAATAAAAATGTAATAGGATTTGATATAGTTGAGCTTTTACCTAATCAAAAAGAATCTTCTACAGATTTTTTAGCAGCCAAACTTTATTATAAATTACTATCATATAAGTATACAAAAATGTCAATTTTTTCATAAATAATATGAATCAAAAAATTATTATAGCTATAGATGGATATTCTTCATCCGGAAAAAGTACTTTAGCAAAAGCTATTTCTAAAAAACTAAAATATAAATATATAGATAGTGGAGCAATGTATAGAAGCATAGCTTTATTTGCTATTCGAAAAAAGATTTTTGATAGTAGTGATTTGTGGAATATACGAAATTTTATCCCTCTTTTGAAAGAAGTCAATTTAAAATTTAAATGGAATCACAAATATAATCGAACAGATATTTTTTTAAATGAGGAAAATATTCAATCTAAGATTAGGTCAGAACAGGTTGAATCTAAAGTCAGTTTTATTTCTCAATTTCCAGAAATTAGAGAAAAGTTAACTCTTATGCAAAGAAATTTTGGAAAAAACAAAGGAATCGTTGTAGATGGAAGAGACACAGGATA containing:
- the speB gene encoding agmatinase yields the protein MKLNQKKTFAGISKKYTTLDKSETVLIPVPYDYTQTWKKGSKKGPKAFLSAAEHMELYDIETNSEVYKKGIFLVPSVVNSSISITKMIEKVYNTTKKYISKEKFITLIGGDHSISIGSIRAFGEKYTNLSILHMDAHTDLRPIYKGSPYNHACSMYEASQKHPLIQIGIRSMDIVEKKFLQKGNVFYMHDIYKNDLWMQNAIHKLSKNVFISIDIDVFDPSIAPSTGTPEPGGLSWYTTLKFFKKVFRNKNVIGFDIVELLPNQKESSTDFLAAKLYYKLLSYKYTKMSIFS
- the cmk gene encoding (d)CMP kinase, translated to MNQKIIIAIDGYSSSGKSTLAKAISKKLKYKYIDSGAMYRSIALFAIRKKIFDSSDLWNIRNFIPLLKEVNLKFKWNHKYNRTDIFLNEENIQSKIRSEQVESKVSFISQFPEIREKLTLMQRNFGKNKGIVVDGRDTGYYVFPKSELKIFMKGSIEIRSYRRYKDLKNRGKKVSYEEVKKNLIHRDIMDTSRNISPLKKSIDSIEIDNTFLSIEKQLNLIFQLIKKITYHTYETIK